A single genomic interval of uncultured Desulfobacter sp. harbors:
- a CDS encoding LysE/ArgO family amino acid transporter: MIAPFLQGFGTGGGLIVAIGAQNAFVLSQGVRKNHHLVVALICIICDAVFISAGVAGFGSFVSGNPLFSQWVTWGGAGFLIFYGFGSFRSAVKGGRLEARDNAVRSLGTAVIATLAVTLLNPHFYLDTVILLGSISSQFHGQMRLYFWIGAVCASVIWFISLSLGGQMLAPLFQKQISWRILDSLVCLTMWFIAGSLIMHQV; encoded by the coding sequence ATGATAGCACCATTTTTACAGGGTTTTGGTACCGGCGGCGGATTGATTGTGGCCATTGGCGCACAAAACGCCTTTGTCCTTTCCCAAGGCGTTCGTAAAAATCATCATTTAGTTGTCGCATTGATCTGCATTATTTGTGACGCGGTTTTTATTTCAGCAGGCGTGGCAGGCTTCGGCTCTTTTGTGTCTGGTAATCCCCTTTTTTCGCAATGGGTAACCTGGGGCGGGGCAGGTTTTCTTATTTTTTATGGTTTCGGGTCATTTCGTTCCGCTGTGAAAGGAGGGCGACTGGAGGCCCGGGACAACGCCGTACGGTCATTGGGAACTGCGGTAATCGCAACGTTGGCGGTTACCCTGCTCAACCCGCATTTTTATCTGGATACGGTCATTCTTCTGGGCAGTATAAGCAGTCAATTTCACGGGCAGATGCGCCTGTATTTCTGGATCGGGGCGGTTTGCGCATCGGTCATATGGTTTATCAGCTTAAGCCTTGGCGGACAGATGCTGGCCCCCTTGTTTCAAAAACAGATATCCTGGCGAATCCTTGACAGCCTGGTTTGCTTAACCATGTGGTTCATTGCAGGATCGCTGATTATGCATCAGGTTTGA
- a CDS encoding helix-turn-helix domain-containing protein — MSLILKLLMEASPNVVSRQDMEHALWGDMPPGSDVLRSHLYNLRKKVDKPFDHTLIHTVHGVGFQLKE; from the coding sequence ATGTCCCTAATTTTAAAGCTGCTCATGGAAGCCAGCCCCAATGTGGTGTCCCGCCAGGACATGGAACATGCCCTGTGGGGGGATATGCCGCCGGGAAGCGATGTGCTTCGAAGCCATTTGTACAACCTGAGGAAAAAGGTGGATAAACCCTTTGACCATACCCTGATCCATACGGTTCACGGGGTGGGATTTCAACTAAAGGAATGA
- a CDS encoding HAMP domain-containing sensor histidine kinase, whose product MKFYHSLKFRLVATFLIFGTLLVVFNGIITFLLMGRNVGRLVDNLLETEIDYFLYQYEKDQTTALPHSRFINAFKGLDQIPEHFSDLFKGLEPGVYTLMDKNTHRPVHVGVVQLPDTSDIYYFIFHGRAFFEENDFLNPRQILMLSLALLLIPGSIIGIVAVRMLFKPMKLLMEKIRDLNPENIPEKWVEGSRKGEIGRLTANIESAMTRIREFITREKQFTRDASHELRTPLTIIKGAVEIMETQPEIEANSLLKKPLGRISKSVRDMEITIETFLWLAREENEPDETCRVGSAIEKAVANTKYLIENKDVDVNIDIRENPTLNVKEEILYIVVANLVRNAFQFTTKGSVTIVSQSHGITITDTGMGIAPERLDSVTQSHIK is encoded by the coding sequence ATGAAATTTTATCATAGTCTTAAGTTCAGGCTTGTGGCAACTTTTCTGATATTTGGCACATTGCTGGTTGTTTTTAACGGGATTATTACATTCCTTCTCATGGGCCGGAATGTCGGCCGGCTTGTGGACAATCTTCTTGAAACGGAAATAGATTATTTTTTATACCAGTATGAAAAAGACCAAACCACGGCCTTACCACACTCCAGATTTATAAACGCTTTCAAGGGCCTTGACCAAATCCCGGAACATTTTTCAGACCTATTCAAGGGGCTTGAACCCGGGGTATACACGCTCATGGATAAAAACACGCACAGACCTGTACATGTCGGTGTGGTGCAATTGCCCGATACCAGCGATATATATTATTTTATTTTCCACGGCAGGGCGTTTTTTGAGGAAAATGATTTTTTAAATCCCCGTCAGATTCTCATGCTTTCTTTGGCACTGCTTTTGATTCCCGGAAGCATTATCGGCATCGTTGCCGTCCGCATGCTGTTCAAACCCATGAAGCTGCTCATGGAAAAGATCAGAGACCTTAATCCTGAAAATATCCCGGAAAAATGGGTTGAGGGCTCAAGGAAAGGAGAAATCGGGAGGCTTACCGCCAATATCGAATCGGCCATGACCCGGATCAGGGAATTTATCACACGGGAAAAACAGTTTACCCGGGATGCCAGCCATGAATTGCGAACCCCGTTGACCATTATCAAAGGGGCAGTGGAAATCATGGAAACCCAGCCGGAAATAGAGGCCAATTCCCTGTTGAAAAAACCGCTGGGCCGGATATCAAAATCGGTCAGGGATATGGAAATCACTATTGAAACCTTTTTGTGGCTGGCCCGGGAGGAAAACGAGCCGGATGAAACCTGCCGGGTGGGCAGTGCAATTGAAAAGGCGGTTGCCAATACAAAATATTTGATTGAGAACAAAGATGTTGACGTCAATATTGATATTCGTGAAAATCCAACACTGAACGTAAAAGAGGAAATTTTATATATTGTCGTGGCCAACCTGGTCCGCAATGCATTTCAGTTTACAACTAAAGGGTCTGTAACGATTGTATCCCAATCCCATGGAATCACAATTACGGATACCGGCATGGGAATTGCCCCGGAGCGCCTGGATTCCGTGACCCAATCCCATATCAAATGA
- a CDS encoding LysR family transcriptional regulator ArgP, with protein sequence MFDYKLIEALAMVSTEGGFDKAAKVLHITQSAVSQRLKQLEQATGQVLIARTTPPKATVAGQKLIKHYLQVKRLEDDLARQINDSGTREFSSLTIGVNADSLALWFLEAVRPFLIKEKVLLDIRVNDQEQTHKLFKNGEVMGCISTLAQPMQGSKIEYLGRMHYHMTATRQFAACWFPKGLNAENVQQAPAVIFDRQDSLHHKLLLKALGLKSPDFLAHYVPSVEKFAEFIAQGIAYGALPDQQSRPLLKSGKIIDLLPDFNVPVDLYWHCWNLKSDLLDNLTKTLTGFAKLFFKI encoded by the coding sequence ATGTTTGATTATAAACTCATTGAAGCGTTGGCCATGGTTTCCACGGAAGGCGGTTTTGACAAGGCCGCCAAGGTATTGCACATAACCCAGTCTGCTGTTTCCCAGCGTCTGAAACAGCTTGAACAGGCAACAGGCCAGGTGTTGATTGCACGCACGACCCCGCCCAAAGCAACCGTTGCCGGTCAAAAACTGATCAAGCACTATCTGCAGGTCAAAAGACTTGAGGATGATCTGGCAAGGCAGATAAATGATTCCGGCACCCGGGAATTTTCATCCCTGACCATAGGTGTCAATGCAGACAGCCTTGCTTTGTGGTTTTTAGAGGCCGTCCGTCCGTTTTTAATCAAGGAAAAGGTGTTGCTTGATATTCGTGTTAACGACCAGGAGCAGACCCATAAACTGTTTAAAAACGGGGAGGTAATGGGCTGCATCAGCACCCTGGCGCAACCCATGCAGGGATCAAAAATTGAATACCTCGGCCGCATGCATTACCACATGACGGCAACACGGCAGTTTGCAGCCTGCTGGTTTCCCAAAGGCCTGAATGCCGAAAATGTTCAGCAGGCCCCGGCGGTTATCTTTGACAGGCAAGACTCACTGCACCACAAACTTTTGCTGAAAGCCTTAGGCCTGAAATCTCCGGATTTTTTGGCCCACTACGTCCCTTCAGTGGAAAAATTTGCAGAGTTTATCGCGCAAGGTATAGCCTACGGCGCCCTGCCGGACCAGCAAAGCAGACCACTTCTGAAAAGTGGAAAAATCATTGACCTGCTGCCCGACTTTAATGTACCTGTAGACCTTTACTGGCATTGCTGGAATCTGAAATCAGATCTGCTGGACAACCTGACAAAAACCTTAACCGGATTCGCAAAATTATTTTTTAAAATTTAA
- a CDS encoding amino acid ABC transporter ATP-binding protein — MNSKTLVHIKNVNKFYGDLKALDNVSLDIHDGETVVIIGPSGSGKSTLLRSINQLETIDAGKIIIDGVDIYDETTDINKVREEVGMVFQSFNVFPHKTVMENLNLAQVVVRKRTVEDATGISKKLLEKVGIFEKANEYPGKLSGGQQQRVAIARALAMTPKIMLFDEPTSALDPEMIGEVLDVMTKLAKEGMTMVVVTHEMGFAREVADRIIFMDHGAIVEQGTPDEFFDHTENERAKLFLSQIL; from the coding sequence ATGAATAGCAAAACCCTTGTACATATAAAAAATGTCAATAAATTCTACGGCGACTTAAAAGCACTCGATAACGTTTCACTGGACATTCATGATGGTGAGACAGTGGTTATCATCGGACCGAGCGGCTCCGGTAAAAGTACACTCTTAAGGTCAATCAACCAGCTTGAAACGATTGATGCCGGTAAAATTATCATCGATGGTGTTGATATTTACGATGAGACAACCGATATTAATAAAGTTCGTGAAGAAGTCGGAATGGTCTTCCAGTCTTTTAACGTCTTTCCCCATAAAACGGTCATGGAAAACCTGAACCTTGCCCAGGTTGTTGTCAGAAAACGAACCGTTGAAGACGCAACCGGTATTTCAAAAAAACTACTTGAAAAAGTAGGTATTTTTGAAAAAGCAAATGAATATCCGGGTAAACTTTCCGGTGGTCAGCAGCAGAGGGTTGCCATTGCAAGAGCCCTTGCCATGACCCCGAAAATAATGCTCTTTGATGAGCCCACCTCAGCCCTAGATCCTGAAATGATCGGTGAAGTTTTAGATGTTATGACCAAGCTCGCCAAAGAAGGGATGACAATGGTTGTTGTCACGCATGAAATGGGGTTTGCAAGGGAAGTTGCAGACAGAATCATCTTCATGGACCACGGTGCCATTGTTGAACAGGGAACGCCGGATGAATTTTTCGATCACACTGAAAATGAGCGTGCCAAGCTGTTCCTGAGCCAAATTTTATAA
- a CDS encoding amino acid ABC transporter permease, translating to MSGSTENPKKIEISEGGAIPKKDDIGLFTAWRVAFVGAISIIVALVYFKPEPYLDIIKFLPDGIYVTFKVTIASILLSLLFGLIAGLGRISQNMFINGIASLYVEIIRGIPLLVQLFYIYFALGKFVKLPAEVCAIIAMSICYGAYMAEIFRAGIDAIPKGQTEAARSLGMTSSQTTRHVILPQAVKTILPPVGNEFIALLKDSSLVSILAVSDLLRRGREYASESFDYFETYTMVALIYLVITLILSKLVGIMEDKISDDE from the coding sequence ATGTCTGGTAGTACTGAAAATCCCAAAAAAATAGAAATTTCTGAAGGTGGGGCAATTCCAAAAAAAGATGATATCGGATTGTTCACTGCCTGGCGGGTGGCCTTTGTCGGTGCCATATCAATTATTGTTGCACTCGTCTATTTTAAACCTGAACCGTACCTTGACATAATAAAATTTCTACCGGATGGAATTTATGTAACGTTCAAAGTAACCATTGCATCAATTCTTTTGTCACTGTTATTTGGTCTGATTGCAGGGCTTGGAAGAATCTCCCAAAATATGTTCATCAACGGGATTGCGTCCCTTTATGTTGAAATTATCAGAGGAATTCCGCTTCTGGTTCAGCTTTTTTACATCTACTTTGCATTGGGGAAATTTGTTAAACTTCCTGCTGAAGTCTGCGCAATCATTGCCATGTCGATCTGTTACGGAGCCTATATGGCAGAAATTTTCAGAGCCGGTATCGATGCCATTCCAAAAGGCCAGACAGAAGCAGCCAGATCGCTGGGGATGACTTCGTCACAAACAACAAGGCATGTTATCCTGCCACAGGCAGTAAAAACCATACTGCCTCCTGTTGGAAATGAATTTATCGCCCTTTTAAAGGATTCCTCACTTGTTTCAATCCTTGCAGTCTCCGATCTTTTAAGGCGGGGGAGAGAATACGCATCCGAATCATTTGATTATTTTGAAACATACACAATGGTAGCCCTTATCTACCTTGTAATCACATTGATCCTGTCAAAACTTGTGGGCATTATGGAGGATAAGATAAGTGACGATGAATAG